A region of the Euwallacea fornicatus isolate EFF26 chromosome 22, ASM4011564v1, whole genome shotgun sequence genome:
ACGTTACTGACATATCTTCTTGAACTAGAATAAACACCTCAAAAAAGTTGAACAGTTGCAGCTATTATCAATATCCTGCTTCTACGACAttcattatttagttttaagtACCAGATCAACAAAGCCTACTCTGAAGGTCATTTCTGCGATATATGGATGATTTCTGGCGATTTTCATCACCTTCGGCAATATCTGCAATGCAACACCGTCCCATAACATGTGTCCTCGTAAATGTCCCATTttcgtattaaaaatttgaaattgcccTCAATATGCACAAAAGAGGCCCATCGAAGCTCTATTAATCCATAACAAATGAGTTTGCATTGTCAGGCAAAATTGGTTCTTACGTTtccaattgaaattttgctcaTAATTTAGATTATGATTGATATACTCactataaatttcaaattttaggtcaaaattaaataaataaatagatcattcagtttctttaaaatttcaagtccTTCCCTAAAGTCAAGAACAAGGTGCATATGTGAAGGAAAAACTTCCGGGACAATGGCCTCACTCGACCGTTTCGATTCCTACAATTTTGCATAttcaaatgcaacaaaatgcaaatcgCCTTAAACCCCAGCGGACACTGGCACTGTCATAAAACAGAGGTTTATAAGCTCTTTTACATGTATATTtagttgatttatttaaagggTTTTTTGGCAGTAGACTAAATAAGTTGTGTCaaagaaaaactgttttacaGTGGATAATTATATGGCGACCTAGTAGTTAAAACTATGTgcgaaaatttcttaaataatccATAAGATTTTGCGAATGATTCTCCCCGCATTacgaatataaaaatttgaaaaaaataatactgacttaaatgtttattatccACCATTTTGTCCTGATAACTGACAAACCGTTAAGGTTAGTTTggtttacaattatttttcctcaGAGATCTAAAATCTGGGACTCATGATTTTCCCTGATGAAAACCCTCAACTAAACTTTAAGTTTAGCAACATTTAAACCACCAGgactgatttaaatttttaattctgtatCTTATCTATGCCTTAGGTGACTCAAGAAACGTTTTATAAGAATTCCCGATGTTGTTACTTAGCACACCACACTACACCTAACACGaattttttctcgattttttcaGGAACGCAGTATTTCTATTCGCAAGTAAAaccttttcaatattttaatttccaacGCATTTTCTTCAAACTCTGATTCGCCAAATTCATTATAACACCATTGAAAGGAGTCCTAAATAGATCACGTGCCTTGatagttttaaataatgtttaatgCGGTGTTTATAAACATAGCGTCCTTCCCAGAGCAATATGAGAATATTAAAGGGCTTGGCTATGTTTTGTGCAAAAATCCGCTAACTTCATGTAGATTATAATGTGgctaattttaagttaaatggCAATGGCGTAGATGCCCATATTTTCCCCTCTAACTTAGCTTTATGAATGTTAAAGTAGGTCAGGAAAAAGCGCATACGAATAACCCGCCTATGACTCTCCGGAAAATCAAGATTTCCCTACCATGATACCGCTGAATAGATCATAATAGGATATGCCAATACCCCATTAGCAAAATTAATCTGGCTTTCATTCTTTTATGGAAACTTTTAGCTATAGGGGAGGCACAAAGTAGGCCACTGCATCAATGAAACGAATTCCTACAATACTCATTTATTATGTACATCTTAAAATTACAAAGCCAATAAATAGTGGGTATCGGGGACTTTACCcccgaaattcaattttcccgCTTGCGGACTATAAACCCTTCTCATGACCTCCTTAATTTCGCTCACGCTTATAGGAGCCTGGTTAGTGCGAatctgtattaaaaaaaatttgtcttATCAAGAAATTTACTAATAATATTGAATATACCCTGGCACAATCAACACGCCCCCTCTCCAAGCCATGAGGAGCCTTAAACATTGCAGCAGTGTAATAAGAGCCAGAACTAGGCAAATGTGCCAAAGGATCGCTCCCTAAAAGTGATGTAGTTCAAACGTTTCTTTTTATCccaatttataataaacagTGATCATTAAAAGACATCTCAAGTAGGCGTTCAAATTTCAAAGGCACCTCTCTTCAGGTTTTTTATGACCACTTCCTGCTACCTGACTGGGCGTCTTCTCTGACGAGCAAAGCATAATCTACAAGCTCAGCAACAGTCTGAAAGGctaaataacacaacacttccATAGAGTCATCCTCAAATATTATCTCTTTTTTCGGATCTATCCACTGCCTTACGTTCTCAAATGATCTGGGACAACTTTTGAATGATGCGCATCTGCAATACTTCCacagtaaatattttgatacaaaaattgttaaggGGCAACCTGGACTTTTGAAACTCTAGATATTTCTCTTCATTAAGATTTCTAGAGATGCGATCAGCTCTCAGCATGCGTTCCACTTTAGTTTCATCAACCTCAGACATGTCCATGAATTCTCCAGTTTCATCAATGCTCTCAATGAACTTTATTAGTTTGTTTTTTGGTCGCTCATCAGGATCAACCTTAGGtactgtgtttgagcactttaaTTTTTGGCTCAACTCCTTATGCAGAATGTAACTGCAAAAATACTTAAGTGTTTCTAGctattgtaaacaaaattgtcttaataaataacttaCCGAACAAATCTCTGCATTTTATACTTATTATGGcgtaacaaaaaaactaagtCCCTACCCCGCAGCACTTTCCCATCCCCATATTTAAGGGCCTCGATCACAATGGTCTTAAGCTGGCTCTGGACAATGTTTTCAACTAATTGAACTGTATCTGGATTTGGTTCGTGACTGTCTCCTAACCCATACATCATCATGTGAATTTGATGAAGATGGTTTGGCATTTTATTGGGCATTTGTCGTGTTGTTTGTAAATACTATGTTGCAATGTTTTTGTtgatatatattaatattattgcatttattatttatgatgaagagctagagtattacagtttttgtatttaaaaataattttttaagtgcaTTTAAGCTACGTTATATTGTTGAATGTAAGAAGTAATAATTGTCCatagtttttgttaaattttgagatccgatatataataaaaacagtattatttatataaaactcTCCACTACACCATTTAAACAACATCAACAGCTTTTCGTAACCTCACTTTCTCAGACAATAGATTTGACAGAAGCTAAGTCTGGCTCACACTATATATATAgtacttgaaaaaaaagtcactttatgagtaaatttttactaaactACTACGTATAGGTTTCTGTGGTAAATTTGATAGGGTCTTAGATCTATGCTGGTAAATCTATGATAAGGTACACAACAAATCCTTATTTATGCAATGTTCACGTGAGATTGATCATTTCATATTAAGTTATCGTGCAGTTTATCTTTTCCCTggtatcaaattaaattagtgtttttaatcttttttcatttagGCTAAAGATAGACAAGGATAGGAAAAATGAGCGGTGATTATCTTGCTTCTCACTTGGTTCCATTCCGTATCGAAATTCCACTTGCATGCATATATGAATTTCACGTGCACGAAGAGTTCCTACGTTCAACGTGTAAATAGTCACGTTTCATTAATAACtattaaaatgtacctttttCTACAAATAAGCTCTTCTTGTTGCATTTATATTGACTTGAAAACATCAAAATACTTGCAAGAAGAGAGGTTTAGTCAAAGAAATGCTTGCTTTATTTGGAATGACGGAACTAACTTTAACTTTAAACACGTTCCGAAAACTCtcctttcgaaaatttttgttattttgaacCAAAATTCCGGGTTCTTGAAAAGAAAAGCATACAAAAGTTTTATCTCTTTTATATTTAGTATCAAACTCCTTACAATGAACGGAAGATAAATTATGTCATATCCCATCGTGTAATTTGCTTGTTCCCACAAACCTAAACGCTCAGCTGTGTGTATGAAAGGTAATAATATCTTCCGTCTTATTCCAACTAATTGTGATAGTGAGTGGCGTACGTCGTTACTACATCGTAAAATGATCATCTGGGTCAGATTATTCAGGGGCGGATCCGCTGTTCCCCCTTATTCCGGCCAATAAAAACTCAACACAGAGGTCACCTTCAGatccaaaattttcaattttacaataACAGTTCTCTAAATATTTCGGCAAGAGatagattaaatttaaaaactctcAGTCATACTTTACGACAGACAAATCAAAAGATAAGAGAGGTTTTTCGTGTAGCCGGCTATATACAAAATAGTGCGTGGACGTCGACCGACTGCAAAATAAACAGGTGAGGCCTACCTttggcaattttcaaatttgatgcGAAAATCTTGTTAATTTAGCTTTGTCAGCACTGACAAAATTCACGTAAGTTTTCAGGCAACATGACCGAAAAACCGGGAGCCAAATTCATTGAACGGGGAGCACACAAGGGGAAGGGAATTGCTGTGTTCACCAGTGGGGGAGATTCCCAGGTAAAGCTCCTTGACTAACATGTGACATATTCACCAATCCATCCCCTTTTGAAGATATAagttaagtaaaaataagttaaagaACCATTGTTTTAGGGCATGAATGCTGCTGTAAGGGCAGTAGTACGCATGGGAATCTATTTAGGATGCAAAGTGTATTTTATAAAGGAGGGTTATCAAGGTTTGTCTTTTTGTTATAAAGATAAACTTATTTATCATGCTGGGGCTATTTGCAGGAATGGTGGATGGTGGCGAATACATAATTGAGGCAAACTGGGCAGCAGTCAGCTCTATTATTCACAAAGGAGGCACTATTATTGGATCTGCCAGATGCCAGGATTTTAGGTAAAGTTACAAAACATTGTTGGGTGatttttgtcatgttttcTCAGATGAAATGATGGGGCAGTTTGGACATAAAATGTTGTGCAATTTTACAAAAGAGGTCATAAAGTTGACAATTAGTGAACTTGCAGTGTTGACAGAACCTAACATGTCATTGGGCTAATCCAATTGACATATTAAGCTTTGTCTAGGACTACAACATATCAAATTGTATGTAgtgtattaatattttaaattataatataagtTCTCAATATAGGACTTTGTACTCATATTcttaacaactttaattttaataaatacacGTTTCTTGGCGTGTTGTCACCTGTGGACCTTTGGTCACCAAAAGGTTTTAATTGCAGATAACTTTTTTGggcataaaatttcatttacagCACTGcatgttaaattaatatttttacaatgtaGCTATTCAAGTGTATTCTCTAATCAGGGAGCGTCCAGGACGCCTAAAAGCTGCCTACAATCTCATATCAAGGGGCATAACCAACTTGGTAGTAATAGGAGGTGATGGTTCGCTAACTGGCGCGGACTTGTTTAAGCAGGAATGGGTTGGTTTGCTGGATGAACTTCTTAAAACAGGTCAAATCACTGaagagcaaaaaaataaatacaatcaTCTTTATATCGCCGGCCTGGTGGGATCTATTGACAATGATTTTTGCGGCACTGACATGACTATTGGAACTGATAGTGCTTTGCACAGGTGCGCTAATGATAACTTTTcttccaaaaatgttcattttttttttatattcagaaTTATTGAAGCCACTGATGCAATTGTCTCTACTGCATATTCACATCAGCGAACATTTATTATGGAGGTCATGGGCAGGCACTGTGGGTAAGACACTTTCAGATTAATTTCCCTTCTAGATTTTTCAGTAGGgatagaatttaattttattgaacagGTATTTAGCTATTGTAGCAGCATTAACCTCTGAGGCAGACTATGTTTTTGTTCCTGAAAATCCTCCACCAGAGGATTGGCAACAGAAGCTGTGTGACAAACTTGAACAGGTTGTTATTGTTTTAGGTTTGATTCTATAGGGACTAACCtgaagaataatttattttggagttgtattttttcgttttaactaATATTACCACAGTGAGGATTGTATTGTGTCTAGTTTGTGTATGTTTTGTATTGCTCGTTGCAGTTATTTAGCACTGGTCGCCGCTCTAACAAGTGAGGCTGACTACGTTTTTATTCCGGAAGATCCTGCGGCAATCGATTGGCCCGACAAActttgtaaaaaattgatgCAGGTACTTAGAAAACAACTTGTAATAGAAAGTAGCACAATTTTCATAAAGC
Encoded here:
- the Spt3 gene encoding transcription initiation protein SPT3 homolog, which produces MPNKMPNHLHQIHMMMYGLGDSHEPNPDTVQLVENIVQSQLKTIVIEALKYGDGKVLRGRDLVFLLRHNKYKMQRFVRYILHKELSQKLKCSNTVPKVDPDERPKNKLIKFIESIDETGEFMDMSEVDETKVERMLRADRISRNLNEEKYLEFQKSRCASFKSCPRSFENVRQWIDPKKEIIFEDDSMEVLCYLAFQTVAELVDYALLVREDAQSGSDPLAHLPSSGSYYTAAMFKAPHGLERGRVDCARIRTNQAPISVSEIKEVMRRVYSPQAGKLNFGGKVPDTHYLLAL